The proteins below are encoded in one region of Sphingobacterium sp. R2:
- a CDS encoding OmpW family outer membrane protein, which produces MKKLFLIALTLTLGALSLQAQTIPNQRWQMRLRGVAVMPNESATINTIGGDVDINTKFIPELDFTYFFTKNIAAELILGTTKHKVHTTGSDLTAIGGSSSSNVDLGSVWLLPPTLTAQYHFFPDGAIKPYVGAGINYTIFYSANAGSTVKNVKYDNAFGFATQLGIDFKLSDKYFVNLDAKYILLKTDVNVDASNLAPNLSIPAKVDINPFLLGFGVGMKF; this is translated from the coding sequence ATGAAAAAGTTATTTTTAATCGCATTGACACTTACTTTAGGAGCACTAAGTTTACAAGCACAAACAATCCCTAATCAACGTTGGCAAATGAGACTTAGAGGAGTGGCAGTCATGCCAAACGAATCGGCTACTATTAACACGATAGGCGGAGACGTGGATATCAACACAAAATTTATTCCTGAACTCGACTTCACCTATTTTTTTACAAAAAACATTGCGGCGGAATTGATTCTTGGAACGACAAAACATAAGGTGCATACAACAGGTTCAGATTTAACTGCGATTGGTGGAAGTTCCTCCAGTAATGTCGATCTAGGCAGCGTATGGCTTCTTCCTCCTACGCTTACAGCACAATATCACTTCTTCCCCGACGGAGCTATAAAACCTTATGTGGGCGCAGGGATAAATTACACGATATTCTATAGTGCTAATGCTGGATCCACTGTAAAGAATGTGAAATACGACAATGCTTTTGGCTTCGCTACCCAACTTGGGATTGATTTTAAGCTATCTGACAAATACTTTGTGAATTTAGATGCTAAATATATTCTGTTAAAGACAGATGTGAATGTGGATGCATCCAACTTAGCTCCCAACTTATCCATACCAGCAAAAGTTGATATAAATCCCTTTCTGCTTGGCTTTGGAGTAGGCATGAAATTTTAA
- the metF gene encoding methylenetetrahydrofolate reductase [NAD(P)H], translated as MKIIDHIQNAKGKTLFSFELLPPAKGQGIQSIFKTMDELMEFKPPFIDVTYHREDYIYKEHASGLLERVSYRKRPGTVAICAAIMNKYKVDAVPHLICGGFTKEETENALIDLNFLGIDNVLVLRGDARKGDADFIPTDGGHAFATDLLQQVTDMNKGKYLHEDIVTSEKTDFCIGVAGYPEKHFESPNFNTDFKYLKQKVDMGAEFIVTQMFFNVEKYKEFVTKCRDNGIHVPIIPGLKPLTTKKQLVTLPRIFHLDIPEELSDAVSACKTNADVRQVGEEWLVQQCQELIKFGAPVLHFYTMSNPGPTKKIVQKLA; from the coding sequence ATGAAGATTATCGATCATATCCAGAATGCCAAAGGAAAAACATTGTTTTCTTTTGAGCTATTGCCACCGGCGAAAGGACAGGGCATCCAAAGTATTTTTAAAACCATGGATGAACTGATGGAGTTTAAACCTCCTTTTATCGACGTAACTTACCACCGGGAAGATTATATCTATAAAGAGCATGCAAGTGGATTACTGGAACGCGTTTCCTATCGCAAACGTCCTGGGACAGTGGCGATATGTGCAGCAATCATGAATAAATATAAAGTTGATGCAGTACCCCATTTGATATGTGGTGGTTTTACTAAGGAGGAAACCGAAAATGCACTGATCGATTTGAACTTCCTGGGCATAGATAATGTCTTGGTATTGCGCGGAGATGCACGTAAGGGCGATGCTGATTTTATTCCAACGGATGGTGGACATGCTTTTGCAACAGACTTATTGCAACAGGTTACTGATATGAATAAAGGAAAGTATCTTCATGAGGATATTGTCACTTCAGAAAAAACTGATTTTTGTATCGGTGTTGCAGGTTACCCCGAAAAACACTTTGAATCACCGAATTTTAATACTGACTTTAAATATCTGAAACAAAAAGTCGATATGGGGGCGGAATTTATAGTAACTCAAATGTTTTTTAATGTCGAAAAATATAAGGAATTTGTTACTAAATGTAGAGATAATGGAATCCATGTGCCTATTATTCCAGGATTAAAGCCACTGACAACTAAAAAGCAACTCGTGACCTTACCAAGAATATTTCATCTGGATATTCCAGAAGAACTGAGCGATGCTGTTTCGGCATGTAAAACAAATGCCGACGTCAGACAAGTCGGAGAAGAGTGGTTGGTACAACAATGTCAGGAGCTGATCAAGTTTGGCGCTCCGGTTCTACATTTCTATACGATGAGTAATCCGGGGCCAACAAAGAAAATTGTACAAAAACTAGCTTAA
- a CDS encoding carbonic anhydrase has product MENKDLIIGFDNIIKGNKEWMEFVKNDVTGRFQQLAKGQNPEILWIGCADSRVPANELTGTKPGEVFVHRNIANMVIHSDMSMLSVLDYAVNVLKVKHVIIAGHYGCGGVAASLSRKQYGIIDNWLGHIKDVYRLHSAEIDAIEEHEEKVNRLIELNVKEQVFNLCSTSIIQNAWKERNDLAVHGMIINIGTGELIDQHCTFTNNDELGEIFSYK; this is encoded by the coding sequence ATGGAAAATAAAGATTTAATAATCGGATTTGACAATATCATTAAAGGGAATAAAGAGTGGATGGAATTTGTGAAAAATGACGTAACAGGGCGTTTCCAGCAGCTTGCCAAAGGGCAGAATCCAGAAATTCTTTGGATCGGCTGTGCAGATAGCCGAGTACCCGCTAATGAATTGACAGGCACAAAGCCGGGCGAGGTATTTGTACACCGTAATATTGCCAACATGGTTATTCACTCTGATATGAGTATGCTGTCGGTGTTAGACTATGCGGTCAATGTTTTAAAAGTAAAACATGTCATTATCGCGGGCCACTACGGTTGTGGTGGTGTAGCTGCCTCTCTAAGCCGCAAGCAATATGGTATTATCGACAATTGGCTTGGCCATATCAAAGATGTATATCGCTTACATAGCGCTGAGATTGATGCGATTGAAGAGCACGAAGAAAAAGTAAATCGCTTAATCGAACTTAATGTAAAAGAGCAAGTTTTTAACCTTTGTTCCACCTCAATCATTCAAAATGCATGGAAAGAACGTAATGATCTTGCAGTGCATGGTATGATTATCAATATCGGTACTGGAGAATTGATCGACCAGCATTGTACTTTCACCAACAATGATGAGCTTGGCGAAATCTTCTCGTACAAATAG
- the rimM gene encoding ribosome maturation factor RimM (Essential for efficient processing of 16S rRNA), with amino-acid sequence MTIDQSFYIGYISKTRGLKGEVQLFFEFEEYESLDMDVVFVEVNKKLVPYFVDVIKFQKNSTAYVTFEDVDHIDKAQILVRKKLYLSNDKMPERDPDDFRYTDLIGFLVIDENHGELGRITDVQEFPQQFVATVDMDGKELMFPLSDDLILGIDGEEEIIEVELPEGLVDLYKE; translated from the coding sequence ATGACTATTGATCAAAGCTTTTACATCGGTTATATCAGCAAAACAAGAGGGCTTAAAGGGGAAGTACAGCTATTTTTTGAGTTCGAAGAATACGAGAGTTTGGATATGGACGTCGTCTTCGTGGAAGTGAACAAAAAGCTTGTTCCTTATTTTGTTGACGTCATCAAATTTCAAAAGAACAGCACCGCTTATGTGACATTCGAGGATGTGGATCATATTGATAAGGCTCAAATACTTGTGCGTAAAAAGCTATATCTTTCCAATGATAAAATGCCGGAGCGTGATCCAGATGATTTTAGATATACGGATTTAATCGGCTTTTTAGTAATTGATGAAAACCATGGTGAACTGGGGAGAATAACAGATGTTCAGGAATTTCCACAACAATTTGTTGCTACCGTAGATATGGATGGCAAGGAGCTGATGTTCCCGCTTTCGGACGATTTGATCTTAGGTATCGATGGCGAAGAGGAGATTATTGAAGTTGAATTGCCAGAGGGCTTGGTGGATCTCTATAAAGAATAA
- a CDS encoding glutamine--tRNA ligase/YqeY domain fusion protein encodes MSEEKSLNFIEEIVEEDLRTGKHGGRVLTRFPPEPNGYLHIGHAKSICLNFGLAQQYNGKTNLRFDDTNPVTEDTEYVESIKKDIQWLGFQWAAELYTSDYFETLYSYAVELIKKGLAYVDDSTAEEIAAAKGTPTEPGVPTPYRDRPIEENLTLFAAMRAGKYKDGEKVLRAKIDLASPNMHMRDPLLYRIKHAHHHRTGDQWCIYPMYDFAHGQSDSIEKITHSICTLEFIPHRPLYDWCIDKLEIFPSKQYEFARLNMTYTVMSKRKLLQLVNDKFVESWDDPRMPTISGLRRRGYTPASIRNFCEKIGVQKRENMIDVSLLEFCIREDLNKTAWRRMAVLDPIKLVITNYPEGQVEELIGENNPEVEGGEGSRSIPFTKELWIERDDFMEDAPKKFFRLGPGLSVRLKHAYIVTCHDFVKDENGKITEVHCTYVPNSKSGEDTSGLKVKGTIHWISVPHAKEAEVRLYDRLFNDENPAAAEDFKASINPESLHVIERAYIEPDLTHATPGKGYQFIRLGYFTLDTHSTPSQLVFNRTVTLKDSWGKEVKKNA; translated from the coding sequence ATGAGTGAAGAAAAATCATTAAATTTTATCGAGGAAATTGTCGAAGAGGATCTTCGTACAGGAAAGCATGGCGGACGTGTATTGACACGTTTCCCTCCTGAGCCAAATGGTTACCTCCACATTGGTCACGCCAAATCCATCTGCTTGAACTTCGGATTAGCCCAGCAGTATAATGGCAAGACTAATCTACGTTTTGATGACACTAACCCTGTCACTGAGGATACGGAGTATGTTGAAAGTATCAAGAAAGATATTCAATGGCTTGGATTCCAGTGGGCAGCGGAATTATATACTTCAGATTATTTTGAGACATTATACAGCTATGCCGTTGAACTAATAAAAAAAGGTTTAGCATACGTTGACGATAGCACAGCTGAAGAAATTGCAGCAGCAAAAGGTACTCCAACAGAACCGGGAGTGCCAACGCCTTACCGCGACAGGCCTATTGAGGAAAATCTAACCTTATTCGCAGCAATGCGTGCCGGTAAATACAAAGACGGCGAAAAAGTACTTCGGGCAAAGATCGATTTAGCTAGTCCGAATATGCATATGCGTGACCCTTTGTTGTACCGCATCAAACACGCTCACCACCATAGAACTGGCGATCAATGGTGCATCTATCCGATGTATGATTTTGCACACGGGCAATCCGATTCTATCGAGAAAATTACACATTCGATCTGTACATTGGAATTTATCCCACACCGTCCACTTTATGATTGGTGTATTGATAAATTGGAGATTTTCCCTTCTAAACAATACGAATTTGCACGTTTGAATATGACCTATACCGTCATGAGTAAACGCAAATTGCTGCAATTAGTTAATGACAAATTTGTTGAAAGCTGGGACGATCCGCGTATGCCTACAATCTCAGGATTACGAAGAAGAGGTTATACACCTGCGAGTATCCGCAACTTTTGTGAGAAAATCGGTGTTCAAAAACGCGAAAATATGATCGATGTCAGTCTTCTGGAATTCTGCATCCGTGAGGATCTCAATAAAACGGCATGGCGCAGAATGGCTGTTCTAGATCCGATCAAATTGGTGATCACAAACTATCCTGAGGGCCAGGTAGAGGAACTTATCGGTGAAAACAATCCAGAAGTTGAAGGTGGTGAAGGCTCACGCTCCATTCCATTTACAAAAGAACTTTGGATAGAACGCGATGATTTTATGGAAGATGCGCCAAAAAAATTCTTCCGTTTAGGCCCTGGGCTTTCTGTGCGTTTGAAACATGCTTACATCGTCACCTGTCACGATTTTGTGAAAGATGAAAATGGCAAAATAACGGAAGTGCATTGTACATATGTTCCAAATTCTAAATCAGGAGAAGATACTTCTGGGTTGAAAGTAAAAGGAACAATCCACTGGATCTCGGTTCCACATGCGAAAGAAGCCGAAGTGAGATTGTACGACAGATTGTTCAATGATGAAAACCCTGCTGCTGCAGAAGATTTTAAAGCATCGATTAACCCAGAAAGCTTGCATGTTATTGAACGCGCTTATATTGAACCTGATCTAACACATGCAACTCCAGGAAAGGGTTATCAATTTATACGACTGGGGTATTTTACCTTAGATACGCATTCTACCCCTTCCCAATTAGTCTTTAACCGTACGGTTACACTGAAAGATTCTTGGGGTAAAGAGGTCAAGAAAAATGCATAA
- a CDS encoding DUF2723 domain-containing protein yields the protein MTYNRINSLLGFACGLIATCVYIATVEKTVSWWDCGEFIACAYKLEVAHQPGAPLFLLIQNIFSNLALGNAGKIAYWMNIGSAICSGLTVTFLFWTITAIAKKILREDKCIPLSNSLQIFGVGIVGAMAFSFSDSFWYSAVESEVYAMSSLCTAVVFWGILKWEARADEEGSDRWLVFIGFVMGLSIGVHLLNLLAIPAIAMVVYFRKATQVSGKGTLKAFVVGVLILGAVLWGIIQWLVGLAAKVDLVFVNSLGMGFGSGIFFSCALLLGSIVYGLYYSHTKHKYTLNTALLVFCFVLFGYSSYTMVMIRAKANPSLNNNAPDNVFSFLGYLSREQYIREPLLKGPYYDSQVVGVKSKTGYRKDQSAYVPFTQVDKYQFDKETFFPRIYSQDGSHQAYYRSYLNLKEGQQPTFSDNFKFFFNFQLGDMYTRYFLWNFVGRQNDKQGYGTYNDGNWLSGIKTLDNWRLGGQDKLSPAQEHDPSRNTYFFLPLLLGIAGALWLYRNNKPYTLVVTLLFVFTGIAIVVYLNQTPMQPRERDYAYVGSFYAFAIWIGLGLIALVRFFKRFLRTHYALATGLSFALLGGPIILVHQNWDDHDRSEKSLARDLARNYLEACAPNAILFTYGDHDTFPVWYLQEVEGVRPDVRVVVLSYLTGDWYMQQAKQPTYRAAGLPVTIPAEKTKKGVRDYIPFVDRQLDEAVDAGQLLQFVTSDDPEYKVQLSSGEMENYFPSRKVKLDVDRADVVKKNAVPSYLQEAIVSTMEWEIPTEHLTRADLTILSVLENNQWNRPVYFSNMLPSDLKLGLDKYLVNEGFTSRLMPVAATEESTEKQSGQAGLVNMEALYHNIMHTYNWGNIKNARYVDTDSFRFSSMYARDIFGKAARLLLANGRIKQAGEVAKKAYDQLPARVYAMSDAVNYADIIDSLYRSGQPQLANNMMDRNLNYVAEHMEYLHQLVVDKKNLSFEWNDIQVGLDSVDRYRKILSDAKEDKRLARVEGLRRQYQNWYGLE from the coding sequence ATGACGTACAACAGAATAAATTCTCTACTGGGTTTTGCTTGTGGACTCATTGCCACATGTGTATATATTGCTACCGTGGAAAAGACGGTAAGCTGGTGGGATTGTGGTGAATTCATTGCCTGTGCTTACAAGCTGGAAGTAGCACACCAACCTGGGGCACCCTTATTTCTTCTGATTCAAAATATATTTTCTAACCTGGCTTTGGGTAATGCCGGTAAAATCGCCTATTGGATGAATATCGGATCGGCAATTTGCAGCGGGCTTACGGTTACATTTTTATTTTGGACCATAACAGCAATTGCCAAGAAGATACTCCGCGAAGACAAATGCATACCCTTATCCAACAGCTTGCAGATTTTCGGAGTAGGAATTGTTGGTGCAATGGCATTTAGTTTTAGCGATTCATTTTGGTATTCGGCTGTAGAATCCGAAGTTTATGCGATGTCGTCCTTGTGTACAGCAGTTGTGTTTTGGGGAATACTAAAATGGGAAGCTCGTGCTGATGAAGAAGGTAGTGACCGTTGGCTGGTATTTATCGGTTTTGTTATGGGGCTTTCTATTGGCGTTCATTTATTGAATCTTCTTGCTATCCCAGCGATAGCGATGGTTGTCTATTTCAGAAAAGCAACTCAGGTGAGTGGAAAGGGTACCTTAAAAGCTTTTGTCGTAGGTGTACTGATCCTGGGGGCTGTTTTGTGGGGTATTATACAATGGTTGGTTGGCCTGGCAGCTAAAGTTGACCTTGTATTTGTAAATTCACTTGGAATGGGATTTGGTTCCGGCATTTTCTTCTCATGTGCATTACTATTAGGCTCGATAGTTTACGGTTTGTATTATTCGCATACAAAGCACAAATACACGCTCAACACCGCTTTGTTAGTTTTTTGTTTTGTTTTATTTGGATACAGTTCCTACACCATGGTCATGATCCGGGCAAAAGCAAACCCATCCTTAAATAATAATGCACCGGATAATGTATTTTCGTTTTTGGGCTATTTGAGCAGGGAACAATATATTCGAGAACCATTACTCAAAGGTCCGTATTATGATTCGCAAGTGGTTGGTGTAAAGAGTAAGACAGGCTATCGGAAGGATCAATCGGCGTATGTTCCCTTCACACAGGTAGACAAATATCAATTTGATAAGGAAACCTTTTTCCCGCGTATCTATAGCCAAGATGGAAGCCATCAAGCCTATTATAGAAGTTACCTCAATTTGAAAGAAGGGCAACAGCCAACGTTCTCCGATAATTTTAAGTTCTTTTTCAATTTTCAGCTTGGCGATATGTATACCCGGTATTTCTTATGGAATTTTGTCGGTAGACAGAATGATAAGCAAGGGTATGGAACGTATAATGACGGGAATTGGCTGTCAGGAATCAAAACATTGGACAATTGGCGCCTGGGGGGCCAAGATAAACTTTCCCCAGCTCAAGAACATGATCCGAGCCGAAATACCTATTTCTTTCTGCCGCTGCTTTTGGGGATAGCTGGTGCGCTATGGTTGTATCGAAACAACAAGCCTTATACTTTGGTCGTAACCCTGCTGTTTGTATTTACGGGAATAGCGATTGTTGTTTACCTCAATCAAACGCCCATGCAACCCCGCGAACGGGATTATGCTTATGTGGGCTCTTTCTACGCCTTTGCAATCTGGATTGGACTGGGGCTGATCGCATTGGTTCGTTTCTTCAAACGCTTTTTACGAACACACTATGCTTTGGCGACAGGTTTATCCTTTGCGTTGCTGGGTGGCCCCATTATTTTGGTTCATCAGAACTGGGACGACCATGATCGATCGGAGAAATCGCTGGCAAGGGATTTGGCGCGTAATTATCTTGAAGCCTGTGCTCCAAATGCGATTCTATTTACCTATGGCGATCATGATACATTTCCGGTGTGGTACTTACAGGAAGTGGAAGGTGTGCGTCCCGATGTGCGCGTGGTCGTCTTAAGTTATCTTACCGGTGATTGGTATATGCAACAGGCCAAGCAGCCGACTTATCGGGCAGCAGGTCTCCCCGTAACAATTCCGGCAGAAAAGACAAAAAAAGGTGTCCGTGATTATATTCCCTTTGTGGATAGGCAACTTGACGAAGCTGTTGATGCCGGTCAGTTATTACAATTTGTGACCTCAGATGATCCAGAATATAAAGTTCAATTGAGTTCCGGCGAGATGGAAAATTATTTCCCCTCAAGAAAAGTAAAACTGGACGTCGATAGAGCGGATGTCGTTAAGAAAAATGCAGTTCCATCTTATTTGCAGGAAGCTATTGTATCAACGATGGAATGGGAGATACCAACTGAACACCTAACAAGGGCTGATTTAACAATCTTATCGGTGCTTGAAAATAACCAATGGAACAGGCCCGTCTATTTTTCAAATATGTTGCCAAGTGATCTTAAATTAGGTTTAGATAAATATCTTGTTAATGAAGGTTTCACGTCTAGACTGATGCCGGTCGCCGCTACAGAAGAGTCAACTGAAAAGCAAAGTGGGCAAGCCGGACTAGTGAACATGGAAGCTTTATATCATAATATTATGCACACGTATAATTGGGGGAATATAAAAAATGCTCGATATGTTGATACGGATTCATTCCGCTTTTCAAGCATGTATGCAAGAGATATTTTTGGAAAAGCAGCGCGTCTGTTATTGGCTAATGGCCGAATAAAACAAGCGGGAGAAGTTGCTAAAAAGGCATATGATCAATTACCGGCGCGCGTGTATGCTATGTCAGATGCGGTAAACTATGCTGATATTATTGATAGTCTATATCGTTCTGGACAACCTCAGCTCGCCAATAATATGATGGATCGAAATCTAAATTATGTAGCTGAACATATGGAATATTTGCATCAACTCGTAGTGGATAAGAAAAATTTAAGTTTCGAATGGAATGATATTCAGGTTGGATTGGACTCGGTAGACCGCTACCGTAAAATTTTATCGGATGCGAAAGAGGATAAACGATTGGCACGCGTTGAGGGCTTAAGGCGTCAATATCAAAACTGGTATGGTCTAGAGTAA
- a CDS encoding 30S ribosomal protein S16 translates to MATKIRLQRHGKKGRPFYHVVVADSRAPRDGKFIERIGSYNPNTNPATIVLDFEKALDWMNKGAQPTDTARAILSYKGVLYKKHLQGGVKKGAFDEAAAEAKFAAWTEANDARISGKKDGLAQTKADAKNAALAAEAKKKEEKAAAVAAKNAPVAEETPAEETEAPASEETEG, encoded by the coding sequence ATGGCAACTAAAATCAGATTGCAAAGACACGGTAAAAAAGGACGTCCTTTTTACCACGTAGTCGTAGCGGATTCTCGCGCTCCACGTGACGGTAAATTCATCGAACGTATTGGTTCTTACAACCCAAACACTAATCCAGCAACGATTGTTTTGGATTTTGAAAAAGCTTTGGATTGGATGAATAAAGGTGCTCAACCGACTGACACAGCTCGCGCTATCCTTTCTTACAAAGGTGTTCTTTACAAAAAACACTTGCAAGGTGGTGTGAAAAAAGGTGCTTTTGATGAAGCTGCTGCTGAAGCTAAATTTGCAGCTTGGACTGAAGCTAATGATGCAAGAATCTCTGGTAAAAAAGATGGTTTAGCACAAACTAAAGCTGATGCTAAAAATGCTGCTTTAGCTGCTGAAGCTAAGAAAAAAGAAGAAAAAGCTGCTGCTGTAGCTGCTAAAAATGCTCCTGTAGCGGAAGAAACTCCTGCTGAAGAGACTGAAGCTCCTGCATCAGAAGAAACTGAAGGTTAA